One region of Armatimonadota bacterium genomic DNA includes:
- a CDS encoding radical SAM protein gives MFEPSYKELQRTGELHERVEAAYRLMTPACELCPRCCGIDRLAGQVGVCRTGKNPVVSSYGPHFGEEPPLVGYNGSGTIFFGNCNLLCIFCQNYEISQGGVGHEVRIEKLAEIMLSLARQGCHNINLVTPTHQVPQILSALEIAAEMGLDIPLVYNCGGYEPVKLLAILDGIVDIYMPDAKYGSNEKGRIFSGVPDYWDRNREALREMHRQVGDLVVDDRGIALHGLIVRHLVLPNNMAETQNVLHFIANEISRDTYINIMDQYRPLAKAIGHPTIGRRITSEEYREALRIARAEGLWRFAE, from the coding sequence GTGTTTGAACCATCTTACAAAGAACTCCAAAGAACTGGTGAGCTGCATGAGCGTGTTGAAGCCGCATACAGGCTCATGACGCCTGCGTGCGAGCTATGCCCGCGATGCTGTGGAATCGACCGCCTTGCAGGTCAAGTAGGCGTTTGCCGAACCGGAAAGAATCCGGTTGTTTCAAGTTATGGGCCGCATTTTGGGGAGGAACCACCACTTGTAGGTTACAACGGGTCGGGCACAATTTTCTTTGGAAACTGCAACTTACTTTGTATTTTTTGCCAGAATTATGAAATAAGCCAGGGTGGCGTTGGGCACGAGGTAAGAATAGAGAAGCTCGCGGAAATAATGCTGAGTCTAGCTCGCCAGGGTTGCCATAACATCAACCTTGTTACACCGACGCACCAGGTGCCGCAAATACTTTCTGCGTTGGAAATAGCAGCTGAGATGGGTTTGGATATCCCATTAGTATACAACTGCGGCGGATATGAACCAGTAAAGCTTCTTGCCATCCTTGACGGTATTGTTGATATATACATGCCAGATGCAAAATATGGAAGTAACGAGAAAGGTCGCATCTTCTCAGGTGTGCCAGATTATTGGGACCGGAACCGAGAAGCACTGAGGGAGATGCATCGGCAGGTGGGTGATTTGGTGGTTGATGACCGGGGAATCGCGCTTCATGGGCTGATTGTTAGACACCTCGTTTTACCGAATAACATGGCAGAAACCCAGAATGTGCTTCATTTTATTGCAAATGAGATAAGCCGCGACACCTACATAAATATCATGGACCAATACAGGCCGTTGGCAAAAGCTATTGGTCATCCCACTATAGGGAGGAGAATAACCTCTGAAGAATACCGAGAAGCCCTTCGAATTGCTCGTGCCGAAGGTCTATGGCGGTTTGCTGAGTGA